A window of Borrelia sp. A-FGy1 contains these coding sequences:
- the groL gene encoding chaperonin GroEL (60 kDa chaperone family; promotes refolding of misfolded polypeptides especially under stressful conditions; forms two stacked rings of heptamers to form a barrel-shaped 14mer; ends can be capped by GroES; misfolded proteins enter the barrel where they are refolded when GroES binds): protein MAKEMYFNEDARKSLLNGIEKLSNAVKVTLGPKGRNVLIDKKFGSPTVTKDGVSVAREIELENAFENMGAQLLKEVAIKTNDVAGDGTTTATVLAYAIAREGLKNVSSGINPIGIKKGIDHAVSLAADKIRKSAKKITTKEEIAQVASISANNDNSIGEKIAEAMDKVGKDGVITVEESKTFDTTISYVEGMQFDRGYLSPYFSTNKENMSVSFDDALILICEKKISTIKELLPVLEKVLNTNKPLLIIAEDIEGDALAALVLNSVRGALKVCAIKSPGFGDRRKAILEDIAILTGGVLVSEELGLTLENIELEQLGQAKSVKVDKDNTTIINTGNKEKIKERTDLIKKQIEETSSEYDREKLQERLAKLVGGVAVINVGAVTEVELKEKKHRVEDALSATRAAVEEGVVPGGGATLIEVSMYLDTIDTSKLSYEEKQGFEIVKRSLEEPMRQIISNAGFESSIYIHQIKTEKKGLGFDASGFKWVNMIESGIIDPAKVTRSALQNAASIAGLLLTTECAITEVKEEKSSSGAGGGYPMDPGMGMM, encoded by the coding sequence ATGGCTAAGGAAATGTATTTTAATGAAGATGCTAGGAAAAGTTTACTCAACGGCATTGAAAAATTGTCAAATGCTGTAAAGGTAACTCTTGGTCCTAAAGGGAGAAATGTTTTAATTGATAAGAAATTTGGATCTCCTACAGTTACTAAAGATGGAGTTAGTGTTGCTCGTGAAATTGAACTTGAAAATGCTTTTGAGAATATGGGGGCACAGCTTTTAAAAGAAGTTGCTATTAAGACTAATGATGTAGCTGGTGATGGGACTACTACTGCTACTGTGCTAGCTTATGCAATTGCTAGAGAAGGACTTAAGAATGTTTCTTCTGGTATTAATCCAATTGGAATAAAAAAGGGTATAGATCATGCTGTATCTTTAGCTGCGGATAAGATTCGTAAGTCTGCAAAGAAAATTACTACTAAGGAAGAAATTGCGCAGGTAGCGTCTATTTCTGCGAATAATGATAATTCAATAGGTGAGAAAATCGCCGAAGCAATGGATAAAGTTGGAAAGGATGGGGTTATTACTGTTGAAGAGTCAAAGACTTTTGATACTACAATTTCTTATGTTGAAGGAATGCAATTTGATAGAGGATATTTATCTCCTTACTTTTCTACAAATAAAGAAAACATGAGTGTGAGTTTTGATGACGCTCTTATTTTGATATGTGAAAAAAAGATTAGTACCATTAAGGAGCTTTTACCTGTTCTTGAAAAAGTTTTAAATACAAATAAACCTTTGTTAATTATTGCTGAAGATATTGAGGGAGATGCTCTTGCTGCTCTTGTTTTAAATAGTGTTCGCGGAGCTTTAAAGGTTTGTGCAATCAAATCTCCTGGTTTTGGAGACAGACGCAAGGCGATTCTTGAAGATATTGCAATACTTACTGGGGGAGTACTTGTTAGTGAAGAGTTAGGACTTACTCTTGAAAATATTGAACTTGAACAACTTGGACAAGCTAAGTCAGTAAAGGTGGATAAAGATAATACTACTATTATTAACACTGGAAATAAAGAAAAAATAAAAGAGAGAACAGATCTTATTAAAAAACAAATAGAAGAAACAAGTTCTGAATATGATAGAGAAAAATTGCAAGAGCGTCTTGCTAAGCTTGTTGGTGGTGTTGCTGTTATTAATGTTGGTGCTGTCACTGAAGTTGAGCTTAAGGAGAAGAAGCATAGAGTTGAGGATGCTTTGTCTGCTACTCGTGCTGCTGTTGAGGAAGGTGTTGTTCCTGGAGGAGGTGCTACTCTTATTGAGGTATCTATGTATCTTGATACTATTGATACAAGTAAGCTTAGTTATGAAGAAAAGCAAGGGTTTGAGATCGTTAAGAGAAGTCTTGAAGAGCCAATGAGGCAAATAATTTCTAATGCTGGATTTGAAAGTTCTATTTATATTCATCAGATTAAAACAGAGAAAAAGGGCCTTGGCTTTGATGCATCTGGATTTAAGTGGGTAAATATGATTGAGAGTGGGATAATTGATCCTGCCAAGGTTACAAGAAGTGCTCTTCAGAATGCAGCCTCAATTGCAGGATTACTTTTAACAACAGAATGTGCTATTACTGAAGTTAAGGAAGAAAAGAGCAGTAGCGGCGCTGGTGGCGGTTATCCTATGGATCCTGGAATGGGAATGATGTAA
- the yajC gene encoding preprotein translocase subunit YajC: MFILQEFSHSSSFFRSLLVFIPVIAIFWFLVISPQRKEEKKKKEMMQNLKKGDTVLTVSGIFGIVKKISDTEVVLELNSSSDVRFLKSSIEKVIPERIKGKS, from the coding sequence ATGTTTATATTGCAAGAATTTAGTCATAGCAGTAGTTTTTTTAGGAGTTTATTGGTATTTATCCCTGTAATTGCTATATTTTGGTTTTTAGTAATATCTCCTCAAAGAAAGGAAGAGAAGAAAAAAAAGGAAATGATGCAAAACCTTAAAAAGGGCGATACTGTTTTAACAGTAAGTGGGATTTTTGGAATAGTCAAAAAGATTAGTGATACTGAAGTTGTTCTTGAATTGAACTCCTCTTCTGATGTTAGATTTTTAAAATCTTCAATTGAAAAAGTTATTCCTGAAAGAATTAAAGGTAAAAGCTAA
- the secD gene encoding protein translocase subunit SecD, translated as MNRLSKFILILLVTFFAYLLISPTLNWYFFIGDEDKRISSYSKEALRDYSKKKAFDALVMLKELYQKNPDAKVPDDLKYLIPVAKNNYKAYGKIFPRFSSIKDLRDGFLTDSDIEELSLEIYKYYENIKSNKNKIIQLGLDLSGGISITISLDYSGLEKKLGRSLSSLEKEESIERTMRILKERVDTFGLTEPKITREAGGSKIFLDIPGEKNENRVDSLLSGKGNLTFYVVDNENTSILNTKILDAGPLSSVFEIKESMNLGENKKIFPWYIKDSYGVDDESSVRYYVIDSSIENTFDGIHIRDAGISNDHRNGRDMVTFNLDHEGSEKFFEFTQKNIGKALAVVMEGKIKSVAIINYAIAGGNVSIQGDSFNKSEANELALVFKTAAFPVEIKIDDLRVIGPTIGRKTIELGTKASLLALVLVFLFMFIYYKVSGFVAGISLVIYNTFLILAILSAFNFTLTLTSIAGLVLTMGMAVDINIIVYERIKEEMRDGRKFERAFEDGFNKAFWAIMDSNVTTFIAVLFLTLFGTGVIQGFAWSLSVGIVASLFSSLIFSRFILEVIVSCNKSKYVSISWSLDYAKSI; from the coding sequence ATGAATAGACTCTCTAAATTTATACTAATATTGCTTGTGACATTTTTTGCTTATCTTTTAATATCTCCTACTTTAAATTGGTATTTCTTTATAGGGGATGAAGATAAGAGAATTAGTTCATATTCAAAGGAAGCTTTAAGAGATTACTCCAAGAAAAAAGCTTTTGATGCTCTTGTTATGCTTAAGGAATTATATCAAAAGAATCCGGATGCTAAGGTTCCGGATGATTTAAAATATTTAATTCCAGTTGCAAAGAATAACTATAAAGCTTATGGGAAAATTTTCCCTAGATTTTCAAGTATTAAGGATTTGCGAGATGGATTTTTAACTGATTCTGATATCGAAGAACTTAGCCTTGAAATTTATAAATATTATGAAAATATAAAGAGTAATAAAAATAAAATAATACAACTTGGCCTTGATTTATCTGGAGGAATAAGCATTACTATTTCTCTTGATTATTCGGGACTTGAGAAGAAGTTAGGAAGAAGTTTGAGTTCTTTGGAAAAGGAAGAGTCTATTGAACGTACAATGCGAATATTGAAAGAGAGAGTAGATACTTTTGGACTTACAGAACCTAAGATTACAAGAGAAGCAGGAGGAAGTAAGATTTTTTTAGATATTCCGGGAGAAAAAAATGAAAATCGCGTTGATTCTCTTTTGAGTGGCAAGGGTAATTTGACTTTTTATGTTGTTGACAATGAAAATACTTCTATACTTAATACTAAAATTTTGGATGCTGGACCTCTTTCTTCTGTGTTTGAAATTAAAGAAAGTATGAATCTTGGAGAGAATAAGAAAATTTTCCCTTGGTATATTAAAGATTCTTATGGTGTCGATGATGAATCTAGTGTTCGTTATTATGTTATTGACTCTAGTATTGAAAATACTTTTGATGGTATTCATATTAGGGATGCTGGTATATCAAACGATCACAGAAATGGTAGGGATATGGTGACATTTAATTTAGATCATGAGGGAAGTGAAAAATTTTTTGAATTTACCCAAAAGAATATTGGTAAAGCTTTAGCTGTGGTTATGGAAGGCAAGATTAAATCAGTGGCAATTATTAATTATGCTATTGCTGGCGGTAATGTTTCAATTCAGGGAGATTCTTTTAATAAGAGTGAGGCCAATGAACTTGCACTTGTTTTTAAAACAGCGGCATTTCCAGTTGAAATCAAAATAGATGATCTTAGAGTTATTGGTCCTACTATTGGACGAAAGACAATTGAACTTGGTACAAAGGCTTCGCTTCTTGCTCTTGTTTTAGTATTTTTATTTATGTTTATTTATTATAAGGTTAGTGGTTTTGTAGCTGGAATTTCTTTAGTTATTTATAATACATTTTTAATCTTAGCTATTTTATCGGCTTTTAATTTTACTTTGACTCTTACAAGTATTGCAGGTCTTGTATTAACTATGGGTATGGCTGTTGATATTAATATAATTGTCTATGAGCGTATTAAAGAAGAAATGAGGGATGGACGTAAGTTTGAAAGAGCATTTGAGGATGGATTTAATAAGGCTTTTTGGGCAATAATGGATTCAAATGTTACAACTTTTATTGCTGTTCTATTTTTAACTCTTTTTGGAACAGGGGTCATTCAAGGTTTTGCATGGTCTTTGTCTGTAGGCATTGTAGCGTCTCTTTTTAGTAGTTTAATCTTTTCA